The nucleotide window GTGAAAATGAAGAGTTTTTTACAAGCAGCTGATTTATGGGACGTTGTTGAAATAGATGGAAATTTTCCAACCATGCCTGAGAATCCTACGGTGGCTCAAATGCAGTTGTATAAGTCAGAAACCAAGAAAAAGAGCAGGGCTTTATCTTTCTTGCACTCTGTGATTGATGACAATATTTTTGTCAAGATTGTGCACTACACTACTGCCAAGCAAGTATGGGAGAAATTGCAACAAGAATATCAGGGTTCGGAGAAGACTCGAACCATGAagataatcatattaaaaagaaaacttgagAATACTAGAATGAATGACACGGAGAGTGTTTCACAGTATTTAGATAGGATTATGAAATTGGTGAATGAAATGAGAATTTTGGGAGAAGATCTCTCTGAGGAAAGAATTGTAGAGAAAGTTCTTATGAGTTTGCCGGAGAAGTTTGAGTCAAAAATTTCTTCTCTAGAGGATTCAAGAGACATCACTTCAATCTCTCTTATGATTTGATGAGTGCTCTTGAGG belongs to Mangifera indica cultivar Alphonso chromosome 2, CATAS_Mindica_2.1, whole genome shotgun sequence and includes:
- the LOC123208535 gene encoding uncharacterized protein LOC123208535, coding for MASSSNSSLPVVPVVNGVHYHIWVVKMKSFLQAADLWDVVEIDGNFPTMPENPTVAQMQLYKSETKKKSRALSFLHSVIDDNIFVKIVHYTTAKQVWEKLQQEYQGSEKTRTMKIIILKRKLENTRMNDTESVSQYLDRIMKLVNEMRILGEDLSEERIVEKVLMSLPEKFESKISSLEDSRDITSISLMI